ACTTTGGCGATCACGTCGGCTTTCTGGTCCTTCACAAGGTGATCGAGGCGGTAGCGTTTGTTGTTCTTCCTGTTGTCGATCATCGGGTCGCTGAAGGTCGCCTCGTGCCCCGAGTGGCGCAGCACCTGCCGGTGCATGATGATGCTGGCGTCCAGGCCTTCCATGTCGTCACGCTCGTACACGTTGGCGCGCCACCACGCGGCCTTGATGTTGTTCTTCAGTTCCACGCCCAGGGGACCGTAATCGTAGAAGCCCTGAAGGCCCCCGTAGATCTCGCTACCCTGGAAGATGAATCCACGGCGTTTACACAGACTGACGAGTTCTTCCATCGAAGTTGCGGGCATACGTACTCCTTTTCGGGCAGGTACAGGAAAACGCCCCAGACGGCGGCCTCTTTCCGGCACTCGCTCGTCTGGGGACGCATGAAGTCACGCGCGGTTCCACCCCAGTTCCAGCCCCGGAATCCCCGGCAGACTGGCACTTTTGTGTGTTGGCCTTTGTGTACTGGCCTTGCTCCCCGCCGCCCTTCACGCGCGCCTCGCCCTGCCTGACTCTCACCGTCTCAGACTCGCTCCGTGGGGGCACTCGCGTTACTCCTGCGGATCAACGCCCGTCCAGTGTGCGCCAGTCCGCCCCGGAGGGTCAAGTCAGGGCCAGCAGGTCAGGGCCAGCAGATCAGGGCCGGTCGGGCCAGGGGAGATCTGTACCCCCCACTACCCACTGCGCCGGCGGCTGCACACTTTGCAGCACACCGACCGGCGGCAGGCTGGAATTCACGGTGCGCGTGAACGACACGGCGTTCCAGCCGCGCAGCAGGTTCAGTCCGAAGGTCACGTTCCCACGGACCTCCGACCTGCCCGCGTCCCGCAGGCCCGGCAGCACGCACGCCACCGTTCCTGACACCTGCACGGGCCGGTCGCTGAACAGCAGGCCGCCACTCCCGCGCAGGGTTTCTTTCGGCACGCCGTTCACGCTGGTCACGGACCCGCTCAGGGGCGCGGCCTTCTGGGCGCCGACCGTCACGCTGGCCCGCACCGCGCGGGCGTCCGGCACGCTGAACGTGGGCGGGGCGTCGCAGCTCAGACCCAGCACCTCCGCCGACAGCGCTGCGCCCGACCCGGCTGCCAGGGTCGGCAGCGGTAGCGTGAAGTCCCCCGCCCCGGTCAGCGCGGACCGTGCCAGTTCGGTGCCCGAGTCCGCGTCGCCCAGGACCAGTGAGGCCGCCCCGCCCGCCCAGGGCTGCATGAGCGGCCCGTTGCTACCCTCGCCCGCGTACTGCACAGCCGCGCCGCGCACCCCGGTCAGCCCCGGCGGGAGTGTGATGGTCACGTCCAGGAACTGTTCGGCGGTATTCCCGGCCCCGTCGGTCGCCTCAGCCCCGTAGCGGTACGTACCGCCGCTTCCCAGTGGGTCCGTCCACTCGAACGGCGCGGCCCTGTCCGTGCCCAGCAACTGCCCGTCGCGCCTGAAGGTCACCCCCGCCACGCCGGATTCGTCACTGGCCCCGGCCAGCAGGTGAACCACGCCCGGCGCACTCTGCGAGAGCGGCGTGCCCAGCCCCAGCGTCACCACGGGCGGCACGTCGTCCTGCGCGGGCACCGAACGCGGCGGCGTGCAGCCACTCAGGGCGGCCAGCAGCAGGGCCGCCGCGCCGCACGACCGCGCAGTCACGGGGGACCGGTTCCGCGTCCACCCGCGCTGCGCAGGAAAGGAATTCGTGTGAGGCCGGACCGGGAAGGGAGTCATGCCCAGAGTGTACCGGCGGTCAGTTAATGTGGGTGTGCGGCGTCTGTGCACGGCCTGAAGGTCGCCCGTGCCCGCGCCCCGTACCGTCACGTAAGTGAGGCGTGAGAGGTGCATGAACTTTGCTACTGTCGTTGGTGTAATGAAACTGCACCCCATTCTGACCGCCTCCATCACCGGCCTGCTGGCCCTGAGCGCCTGCACCCCCGTACAGCCCGGCACTACCGATTACGTGCCGCTCGTGCAGGACAGCATCCTGTCCTTCACGCGCCTCGCCCCAGGTCAGACCGTCTTCGTGGAGTACCGCTACCCCCGCTCGCTCCTGGAAGAGAACGAGGAATTCGACACCTACTTCAACGCCCTGACGTTCGACTACGCTCCGGGCGCCCGCGTGAACGGCAACGTCCCCGACCCGGTCCGTGCCGCCGACTGGCTGAAATTCAAGAGCGCCGACGCACCCAAAGGCGTGACCATCTCGGTTCAGAAGGTCAACGTGGCCCGCGCCGTGCGCCGCACCACCGAGACGGGCGGCAGCGTCAACGTGCAGTACAACGACCAGTTCCGCGTGACGTACAAGATCACGGCCGCTGCCGACGCGGCGACCGGCGTGGACGCTGCCACCGTCACTTTCACGGATGGCAAGAACAGCCCCGACGTGAACCTGAACCTGAACATCAACAAGTAATACGGACTCCGGTTGAAAGGTTTGCAGCAGCGTTCAACCGGAGCGGACTCGTAGAGCTGCGCCGCAGAGCGAGTGGGAACAGAGCGGACTGTCGGGCGTGAAGTTGGCAACCCGGCGCAGTGGTGAGTTGTGAACGAAACCGGAATCTGTACCTGGGCCCGGCGGCCCGCCAGAGCAGGTGCCCTTTCGATCCGGTGAGGGCACCTTGCCGTATGGCGTACACCCGTCCCTGTCTGAGCGGTCCGTGCTGACTGTCAGGTCTGTCGGGTCAGGGTGGCCCCGCAGGCCGTATCCTGTGCGTTATGCCTGTTGCGGAATCCCGTCCGGAAACACACCCGGATTTTGAACTTGAACGTGAGCACCTGTCCCAGACGGTCTCGGCCATGATCCGTCAGATCGAGTTCTGGGAGGACCGGGACCGGCAGATGGGCGCGGACCTGGAAACCAGCATCATCCTGGGCGATCAGGCCGAGGAGTTCGCGGCGATGCTCTCGCCGCACGTGCACCAGCCGTTCTTCGGGAGCCTGAAGGTGCGCGTGGCGGGCCGTGAGCAGACGCTGTACGTCGGGAAGCACGGTTTCCGGGACGTGAAGGGACCGTACTCGGTGGTCAGCTGGGACAGCGAGGTGGGCAGCCTGTTCTACTCGGACGCGCTGGGCTGGACGCCCCGCCGGGGCAGCGCCGGGGTCATCAAACGCCGCCGGCAGCTGGACGTGCACAGCAAGAAACTGCTGCGCGTGACCGACCTGTACGACGACGAGCACGGTGGCGACACCGGGGGCCGTGAGGAGGTGCTGCTGCGCCGCCTTCAGGAGGACAGCACCGCCGGGATGCGTGACGTGGTCGAGACGCTGCAACCCGAGCAGAACGCCGCCATGCGCGCCCCCGCCGGGACGCCCGTGATCATTCAGGGCGCGGCGGGCTCCGGGAAGACCACCATCGGCTTTCACCGCCTGACCTGGATGACCAACCCCGACCGGGGCGTGCACCGCGCCCGCCCGGAAGCGTGCATGGTCCTGATGCCCAACCGGGTGCTGGCCGCGTACGCCGCGCGCATCCTGCCGGAACTGGGCATCGAGCGGGTCGTGGTGACCACCCCGGAAGCCTGGGCGACGGGCCTGCTG
The DNA window shown above is from Deinococcus sp. LM3 and carries:
- a CDS encoding Ig-like domain-containing protein, coding for MTPFPVRPHTNSFPAQRGWTRNRSPVTARSCGAAALLLAALSGCTPPRSVPAQDDVPPVVTLGLGTPLSQSAPGVVHLLAGASDESGVAGVTFRRDGQLLGTDRAAPFEWTDPLGSGGTYRYGAEATDGAGNTAEQFLDVTITLPPGLTGVRGAAVQYAGEGSNGPLMQPWAGGAASLVLGDADSGTELARSALTGAGDFTLPLPTLAAGSGAALSAEVLGLSCDAPPTFSVPDARAVRASVTVGAQKAAPLSGSVTSVNGVPKETLRGSGGLLFSDRPVQVSGTVACVLPGLRDAGRSEVRGNVTFGLNLLRGWNAVSFTRTVNSSLPPVGVLQSVQPPAQWVVGGTDLPWPDRP